The genome window AGCAAAAACATTACCAGCAGTCTTCATGCTGGACTTGTGAACACTTCTGGCAATGAGTCTACCTTTAATTGCTCACATAAGCCATCAGATAAGCATTTAGATATAATTCCTGTTCTCTACTACATTATTTTTGTGGTTGGATTTCTTGTCAATACTATTGTGGTTACGCTGTTTTGTTGTCAAAAGGGTCCTAAAAAGGTTTCCAGCATTTATATCTTCAACCTGGCTGTGGCTGACTTACTGCTTTTGGCTACTCTTCCTCTCTGGGCAAACTATTATTCTTACAGATATGACTGGCTCTTTGGACCTATGATGTGCAAAGTTTTTGGTTCTTTCCTGAACCTGAACATGTTTGCAAGCATTTTTTTTATCACCTGCATGAGTGTTGATAGGTACCAATCTGTCATCTACCCCTTTCTGTCACAAAGAAGAAATCCCTGGCAAGCATCTTATATAGTTCCCCTTGTTTGGTGTATGGCCTGTCTTTCCTCACTGCCAACATTTTATTTCCGAGATGTCAGAACCATTGAATATTTAGGAGTGAATGCTTGCATTATGGCTTTCCCACCTGAGAATTATGCCCAATGGTCAGCTGGAATTGCCTTAATGAAAAATATCCTTGGTTTTATTATCCCTttaatattcatagcaacatgTTATTTCGGAATCAGAAAACACCTACTGAAGACCAATAGCTATGGGAAGAACAGAATAACTCGTGACCAAGTCCTGAAGATGGCAGCTGCTGTTGTTCTGGCGTTCATCATCTGTTGGCTTCCCTTCCATGTTCTGACCTTCCTGGATGCTCTGGCCTGGATGGGTGTCATTAATAGTTGCAAAGTTATAGCAGTCATTGACCTGGCACTTCCTTTTGCCATCCTCCTGGGATTTACCAACAGCTGCATTAATccctttttgtattgttttgttggAAACCGGTTCCAACAGAAGCTCCGCCGTGTGTTTAGGGTTCCAATTACTTGGCTCCAAGGCAAGAGAGAGAGTGTGTCGTGCCGAAAAAGCAGTTCCCTTAGAGAAATGGAGACCTTTGTGTCTTAAGCATGAGAGTGGAATGCACGCTATCAATATGGTTACTTGGTGTGAGATCTCCCTGAATTATCTTTCAATGGCTTTAGTAAAATAACAAGTTTTTCCCCTTAATGTAATCTTTTCTCACTCTTGTAGAACAGGAA of Hippopotamus amphibius kiboko isolate mHipAmp2 chromosome X, mHipAmp2.hap2, whole genome shotgun sequence contains these proteins:
- the AGTR2 gene encoding type-2 angiotensin II receptor — translated: MKDNFTFATISKNITSSLHAGLVNTSGNESTFNCSHKPSDKHLDIIPVLYYIIFVVGFLVNTIVVTLFCCQKGPKKVSSIYIFNLAVADLLLLATLPLWANYYSYRYDWLFGPMMCKVFGSFLNLNMFASIFFITCMSVDRYQSVIYPFLSQRRNPWQASYIVPLVWCMACLSSLPTFYFRDVRTIEYLGVNACIMAFPPENYAQWSAGIALMKNILGFIIPLIFIATCYFGIRKHLLKTNSYGKNRITRDQVLKMAAAVVLAFIICWLPFHVLTFLDALAWMGVINSCKVIAVIDLALPFAILLGFTNSCINPFLYCFVGNRFQQKLRRVFRVPITWLQGKRESVSCRKSSSLREMETFVS